GCTGCAGTGAACCTGGCCAAGATAGCGGGGGATATGAGGCTGCTCAGCTCGGGCCCTCGCGCCGGCATCGGCGAGATAAGGCTTCCCCAGCTCCAGGTGGGCTCCTCTATAATGCCGGGGAAGGTGAACCCTGTGGCAACCGAGATGGTTACGCAGGTGGCCTACCAGGTCATGGCGAATGATGTGGCCATAAATCTCGCTGCTGCATCGGGCCAGCTCGAGCTCAATGCATTTCTGCCGCTCATTGCGCAGAACCTCCTTCAATCCATGGAGGTGCTGGCCAACGCCGCCATGGTGTTCTCCGAGGGATGCGTCAAGGGTATAACGGCGGATGAGGAGCGATGCCGGGAGCTCCTGAGCATGAGCTATGGAGTTGTAACCGCCCTCGTGCCTTATATCGGCTATGATCGCGCTGCGGAATTGGTGAAAAGGGCCCAGGAGAGCGGCGAGGCGATTGAGGATGTCGTGCGCGCAGAGAGCGGCTTCAGCCCTGAGGAGCTCTCGGCGATATTCGAGCCCCGGGAGCTCACGACCCCGGGCATAGCAGGCCTCAAGCTCTTGGCGAGAAGGCTCAGGGAGAAGGGGAAAGAGAACGAAAACGAGAAGAAGAAGGAGAAAGAGAACTAGACCGAGGGGTGAGAGCGGTGAGTCTGAATACGACGCCCAGGGGGCAGCGTCTTCATATTGCGATTTTCGGCAGGCGGAATGCTGGGAAGTCGAGTTTGATAAATGCGCTTACGAATCAGGATGTGGCCATAGTCTCAGATGTTCCTGGCACCACCACCGATCCCGTTTACAAATCAATGGAGATCCTGCCCATTGGGCCTGTGGTCATCATAGATACAGCCGGGATAGACGATACAGGCGAGCTGGGGGAGCTCCGCATCAGGAAGACTCTCGATGTATTCAAGAAGGCTGACCTCGCGCTCCTGGTCGTGGATCCCGGACAGGGCTCCGGAGCCGACGGCGAGGACCGTTATGGCTACGAGCGGGAGGTGGTGGCACGCGCCCGCAACGAGAACGTAAACGTGATCGGGGTTATTAACAAGGCCGACCTTTACGCGGGCCAGGACCTTGATGTCAGTGCGTGGTCCGGGGGGCTCGGCATCCCGTGCGTGGCTGTAAGCGCCCTGAAGCGGCAAGGTATTGAGGAGCTCAAACGCCTGATCGTGCAGTTCGCGCCTAAAGACTGGACGGCTCCGACGATCGTCGGGGATTTAATCGCGCCGGGCGATCTTGTTATCCTGGTCATCCCCATTGACAAGGCGGCGCCCAGGGGGAGGTTGATCCTGCCTCAGCAGCAGGTCATCCGCGATGTCCTCGAGAGCGATGCCGTGGCCGTGATGGTCAAGGAACGCGAGCTAAGGCATGTTATGGAGAATCTTGCCGGTAAGCCGCGGCTCGTCATAACAGACTCCTCCGTGTTTATGAAGGCCGCCGCGGATACGCCGCAGGACGTGCTATTTACGTCGTTCTCCATTCTCTTTGCGCGTTTCAAGGGCGATCTCGTGGCCCTGGCTGCGGGCATAAGAGCGGTGGACGACCTCAAGCCCGGCGACAGGGTCCTGATCGCCGAGGCGTGCACGCATCACGCAGTGGAGGATGACATCGGGAGGGTCAAGATACCCAGGTGGCTCCGCCAGGCAGCTGGCGGGGATATAACCTTCGATGTCGTGAGTGGGGGGGATATGCTACCTGAGAACCTGAATGATTACAAGCTGGTCGTTCACTGCGGGGCTTGCATGCTCAACCGCAGGGAGATGCTTTCCCGGATTATGCAGGCCCAGGGGGCGGGCGTGCCGATAGTCAATTACGGAGTCTTAATGGCCCATATCCACGGCGTGCTCAGGCGGGCCCTCTCGCCTTTCCCCGCGGCCCTGGCCGCGCTGGGGACTGGGGGGGAGGAGGATGAGGCAGCGGAGCTTGAACTTCTCAAAAAGATGCCCCTCGTAAGCCAGATTGCCGGTAAGATCAAAATTTGATTACGTATATGCGAGATGGAGCAGGAACGTTGCGCGATATATAGAAATAGTATATGAATGATAATGATAGATGAGGTTGGGTCTTGCATATGCGGAGAAGAGGCTTTTTGCTTCCGTGATCCGCTGTGGTGAAGAGAGCGATATAAGATACGCCGCAGCGGATTTCCTTACCTGTCACCCGGAGGGGTGCCACCCAGAGGCGCGGAAGCACGGGGGGGAGCCGGAAGATGCAAAAGAAGTGTGAAATTTGCGGTAAAACTATCCCTGAGGAGCGACTCCGGATCCTGCCAGAGACCAAACGATGTGTTGAATGCGCCGAGAAAAACGGACCGGATGTCCATGCCAAGCGCAGGGACGTCGGCATGGATATCGATACTTACAAGGACTTGCTTGGCGCAATTCGAAGCTGACCGGTTGAAACTCAGGGTTCTTGAGCTTTAGACCAGGGGAAGGTTTTGATGAGTGATATGGATGGAGAACTGGGCCGGCTTCTCAAACTCCAGGAGCTGGACAAACGCAGGATGGAGCTTAACCGTAGGCTGAATTCCCTGCCCGTAGCTGAGCAAGTGCGTGAAATCGCCGGGATCGTTTCTGGCGAGGAAGCTATTATTCGCGAGATGACAGGCGAGCTTGCGGCCATGAAGAAGGCCCAGAAAGAGAAGGAATGGGAGCTTGCGGAGATCACAAGGAATCAAGATGTGATCCGCAAGAAATTATATGGAGGAGAGGTAACCAACCCGAGGGAGATCGGGGGGCTGGAGGCAAAGCTGGGGAACATAGAAGCAAACAAGAGGAAGTTGGAGGACGATCTTATCGGGTCGATGGAACGTATAGAAGCGGCGCAAGGGATGCTGGAGCGTAAGAGCGAGGGGCTTATTGAGAGGAAACGCCTGCTTGAAAGCCTGGAGAGCGATATGCGGGTCCAAGAGGAGAGAATAAAGGATGAGCTTGCCATACTGGCGGCGGAGCGTGAGACGATCGCCTGCGAGGTGGCGGGCAGCCTGCTTGAACTGTATGAACAGCTCGCGAGGAGCAAAGGAGGGGTTGCAGTCGCTAGAGTCCGGGGTGATATCTGCGGCGGTTGCCATATCGCCCTCCCAACATTTATTATAGCGCAGTTGAAGGCGGGCGACCGTATTGTAAGATGCGAGAATTGCGGCCGCATCCTGGTCAGGCAGTGGGCTTAGTAGATTATTAGCAGATTGGCGGACTATGATGGAAGAAATCATAATTCACACGGATGGCGCATCCCGGAGCAACCCGGGGCCTGCGGGGATCGGCGTCGCTATATTCGATAGCGATTACAACCTGTTGGCCGAGATATACGAGGCCATAGGCGAGACAACAAATAATATAGCGGAGTATACGGCCCTCATAAGGGGTCTGGAGGAGGGGCTCAAGCTCTCAGCCAGGCGGGTCACGGTATATACCGACAGCGAGCTTATGGCAAGGCAGGTAAGGGGCGAGTACAGGGTCAAGAGCCAGGGGCTGCTCCCCCTGTTGGGGAAGGTTCGCACGCTGATGGGGCGCTTCGAGTCTTGCCAGGTCCACCATGTGCCGCGCGAGAGGAACAAGGTGGCCGACCGCCTTGCAAATAAGGCCCTTGACGAGGCTTTGAAGACTCAGACTTGATTTGGTGCCGCTCTGCCTGGTTTCTAGCGGTGGACCTTCTGCAGACGCCTCCCGAGATTGAAATTTTTCCTCGGGAGGCGCTTTTATATGTTGCGAGTCAGTCTTACACTAGTCTCCCTCATGTTACATAGCATATGGTAGCTGGTTATTGATGAACTCCAAGATTTATAGGCGGATAGAAGCCATAATTTGGAAGTCACAATAATGAGGAAGTGATGACGAATGATCATTAGAAGTAGAGCACCATTGCGGATAAGCTTTGCTGGCGGAGGCACCGATATTCCCCCCTATTCTGAAGAAAAAGGGGGCGCGGTCCTCAGCACGGCTATAGATAAATATGCCTACTGTACTTTGATTCCACGTTTAGACTCGGAGATAATAATTAATTTGATTGGCCACGATGTAATTGTGAATCAGCAGTATAGCGAGGAGGCGATCTCAAACGGCGAGTTTGACCTTGCTAGATCCGTGGTCAAAAACTTCGCAGAGAAGGGCGGGATGAACCTCTACATACAAACAGACGTCCCGCTTGGCTCAGGTTTGGGCTGCTCCTCGAGCATAGTCGTGGCTTTGATCGGTGCGTTCATGTATTGGTTGGGAAAGAGGTTAACGGATTACGAAGTTGCCGAATTGGCGTATCACATAGAAAGAGAACAACTTGGGATCAAGGGAGGGAAGCAGGATCACTACGCAGCGACATTCGGTGGTTTTAACTTTATAGAATTCTCTCGGGAGAAAACGGTAGTGAACCCCCTGCGCATTCCCGATCATATCCTCGATGAGCTGAGATACCATTTGCTGCTTTGTTATGTAGGCAGTAGACCTTTCCTGACAAACATTATCCAAAACCAGGTCGATAACTATGTTCATGGGAAAGAAGATGTTGTTTGTGCTCTTGCCTCATTGAGAATGCTGACAATCCTGATGAAAGACGCATTACTGCGCGGCAGATTGAAGGATTTTGGTGAACTCCTGAGCGATGCATGGGAGAGTAAAAAGAGACTGGCGGATGGAATATCTAACGACCACATCGATCAGCTATATAATGCAGCTAGACAGAATGGGGCAATTGGCGGCAAGATCCTGGGTGCCGGAGGAGGAGGCTACCTTCTACTCTACTGCCCATTCGACAGGAAACATCTTGTTGCCAAAGTCGTCAGGAGCCTTGGGGGACAGATCGTTCATTTCGGATTTGAACCCGGTGGGCTGCGCACCTGGGAAACGGGCGAGGACGTACCAACCTTCCGTCCGGGTGAAGTATCTTCGGATATGGGAGGTGACTAATATGGGCAGGTTCGCGGATATCGTAAAAGCGGAATTGCTGGAAAGTTCGAAAGTAAAATTTAGAGTACAGGAAGAATGTGCAGATGTTATAGATGCGATCATAGAAAAGCTGATACGGACTTACAAGGACGGTGGGAAGGTGCTCATCTGCGGGAACGGAGGAAGTGCCGCTGATGCTCAGCATATCGCCGGGGAACTCGTAGGCCGATTCAAGTTTGAAAGAGCGGGCCTCCCAGCGATAGCGCTTACCGCCAATGATTGCATCATAACAGCGATAGCCAATGACTACGGCTATGACCGGGTCTTCTCAAGACAGGTTGAGGCATTGGCGCTTCCCGGCGATACCCTTATCGGGTTGAGCACATCCGGAAACTCGTCAAACATCGTGCAGGCCTTCTATGTGGCGAGGAAGAAGGGAGTCTTCACTATATGTTTTACGGGAGGGACGGGGGGAGAGATCGCCAAAATTGCAGATTTGGCCTTAATCATCCCGTCCACAGATACACCTTATATCCAGGAAGCGCATCTTGCGATTGGGCATATCATCTGCTCCGTCGTGGAGAGAGAGCTCCAGGCAGGATGGGGGTCAAATGATGGGTAATAGGGCAGTCTTCCTGGACAGAGATGGGACTATCAACGTTGAAGCAAATTATCTGAGAAACCCTGATGATCTCCAGCTGCTGCCCGGGGTGGCCGATGGCATCAAACTGCTGAAGGATGGCGGCTTCATGGTAATTGTGATTACTAACCAATCTGCGGTCGCCCGTGGGTTCTGTAGCGAGAAAACGCTTGAAGACATAAACTGGAAGCTTCAAAGTAAATTGATGGAATTAGATGCTTGCATTGATCGCATATATTATTGCCCACATCATCCAACAGTGGGACCGCCAGAATATCAAAAAAATTGTAGTTGCCGTAAACCGAAACCTGGGATGCTCATCCGGGCGAGCACCGAGTGCGATATAGACCTGAGCGCATCATATCTGGTAGGAGATAAGCTCATAGATATTGAGGCTGGAAGGAATGCTGGATGTCGATCAATCCTGGTCCTAACAGGCTACGGGAAGGAAGAGATGGCCCGGCTAGACGCCTCGAAGGAGGTAAGGCCGGACTATATCGCTCAATCACTGCTTCAAGCGGCTAAATGGATTCTGAGACAGGAAGAGGAGGCGCGAAATCCGCACTCATTCAAGACTCCAAGCGACACGGGGGTGTTCAAGTTGATAAGACTCAATCTCGGTTGCGGTGGAGACTACCGAGAGGACTATGTGAATATAGATATACGAACGACCGTAAAGACCGATATCTGTTGTTCGGTAGATAAGTTGCCGTTTCCAGATAACTATGCAGACTACATCCTTGCCAAGGATATCTTGGAGCATTTTGGTAGACTTGAAGTTGAAAGCGTGCTGCGCGAATGGGTTAGGGTGCTGAAAGAGCAGTGCGAAATTGAGGTCATCACCCCCAATCTGGAAGCCATCTGCTCCGGATACCTCCGGGGTGATTTTGATACTGATCGTCTGGTGCAGCTCCTCTACGGGCACCAGGACTACCCCGAAAACACGCACAGGGCCGGCTTCGATTTGAGATCCATGGCTGCCCTTATGGAAAGATGCGGTCTGGAGGTTTTGGATGTGCATTCGGATGGGGGGAGCAACCTCATCGCAAAGGGGAGAAAGCCTTCGAAATGAGGAGGCTCTCTCTCTCCTCTTTATAGTGAAGCCATGGTACCATGCTTTTATCGCCATGATACCATGGCTTTTATCGTAGTAATATGGTTTTGGTAATATTGCTGCACTACGAGGTGTAGCTCTGCCGGACAAAGTTCCAGAAATTCTGCGCTATCTTATGCCAGCTAAAATTTTCAACTACATATGCGATTTCATCCTGCATTACCGGCCTATAATCTGAGCGGAAGATAGCGACAAGATCCTCCACCAGGTGATCGAAGGTTTCGGGTACAAAGATGGCAAGGTCCTTAAACCACCTGGTGTAATACGGGTTATCGAAGCAAATCGGCCGCGAGCCACAGAGAAGCCCCTCAAGCACGGGTAGTTCGAAGCCGCAGCTCCTGCGCAACCCGGAGACGTATTTGCATGAGTTGTAGAGTTCCCTCAGTTTGTCGTCTGTAACGTTCTCGTATCTGATGTAGAACGCATCCTCAAATATATCTCCGCATTCCCTGGTGAGTGGGCAGCCTACGTGGACTACCTTGCCGCCCGATTGCTTCGCAGCGGTATAGATCTCCTGGAAGCCTTCTGACGCGGCTACCCATGCTGTGCTGATGATCGTATTCGACCTTTCGACGGAGGGTTCCATGTAGAAAGTTTCGGGATTCACTCCTAGCGGCCCTAGAAGCAAATTACCCGCGAACCCCATCTCCGCGAGAGGATGAAAGGAATATGTGCAGCAGGCATTCTTCACCATCTGGTAGTCGTAGGTTGATCTTATATTACCCAAATTCGAACCCGGTGTGATGCAATATAAAATGACAACGTAGGGTTTACCCGCTTCGATCAGGTAGTCCACTAACCCGTCTCGGCCGATGAACTGCACTATGATAAGGTCCGCCTCTTTTATGTCATACCGCCCAACGAACTGAAAATCCTCCGGGGCGAAGCGCTTGAATTCCTTCTCGACCCGATGGATGCTAAAACCGAAAGTACGCGGGGTTTCGAAATGGACGCGAATCATTACGGCACCCCCCTCTCTTTGATGCACACACATCCAGCGGGATGAGGTCCTATCGCTTGGTGTAACATATCGTATGCAGACCATCGCGATCAAGCCTGTTCCGGTCGCCATATAGCCTTCTTGCTTTCTCTCTAATCTTCCTATCGAAACCATCATCTGCGTCAAAACCGTATTCGTTAAACCTCTCATCCCACCACTCCTTGGGGAACAGGGTGATGTGCGTCTGGTCAATGTCACCGTAGCCTTTCTTCAGCTGTCCAGGATAGCCGCATACCAGCGATATCCATAGCTTGGCTCCTGGCTTGCAGGTCCGCTTCAACTCATGTAATAATGAATCTAGCAACTCAACGGGCAGGTGTTCAAAGACCTGGACCGATATGACAAAGTCGAACTTATTGTCCTCGAACCTGCCCAAGTCGTGAATTGAGCCCAGGTATATCTCATTCAACCCGAACGTCTTTCTGCCGTAGTTTATGGCATATTCAGATAAATCTACTCCGTAAAAATCAATGCCACCCTTCCTCATTCGATCGGGAATGGCACCGAAACTGCACCCGAGATCGATCCCGCAGGTAAACCCCTCGCCCTCGAAGTAGTGGAATAACTCCTCTGCTAAGTCCTCTCCAAGGGGCAGGCCCTTATAGCCGGACTTACTGGCGCCCTTCCAATAGAATTCATCAAGATACTGCCTATGTTTCTCCACCACTTTTTCCCCATAAAGCTTCATTACCCTGTCCCTGAATGCTCTTATGAACCCCTTTTCTGCACCCTTTTTATCTAACTTGCTAGGCTGGAAGTCGTCTTCCGAGATGGCATCACGCTCTTCCAAATCCAAGTAGAATATGGAATCCACACCGAATTCCTTTAGGGCTAGGCTCCTCGAGTCAGTAGCGATGTTGAACACCCGGGCTCCGAATGACAGCGCCGGGATGCTTCCGTGAACCCTAAGGGAAATCAGTTTATCGACCCGGGAGTAGAACTCAAGGAGGGACCTGGGATCATATATACATAGCAGATATTCGCTAGGGCCCAAATGGGCTAGAAACCACTCATATTCCTGAATTTGATGGGCGATG
This portion of the Bacillota bacterium genome encodes:
- a CDS encoding GHMP kinase — encoded protein: MIIRSRAPLRISFAGGGTDIPPYSEEKGGAVLSTAIDKYAYCTLIPRLDSEIIINLIGHDVIVNQQYSEEAISNGEFDLARSVVKNFAEKGGMNLYIQTDVPLGSGLGCSSSIVVALIGAFMYWLGKRLTDYEVAELAYHIEREQLGIKGGKQDHYAATFGGFNFIEFSREKTVVNPLRIPDHILDELRYHLLLCYVGSRPFLTNIIQNQVDNYVHGKEDVVCALASLRMLTILMKDALLRGRLKDFGELLSDAWESKKRLADGISNDHIDQLYNAARQNGAIGGKILGAGGGGYLLLYCPFDRKHLVAKVVRSLGGQIVHFGFEPGGLRTWETGEDVPTFRPGEVSSDMGGD
- the gmhA gene encoding D-sedoheptulose 7-phosphate isomerase — encoded protein: MGRFADIVKAELLESSKVKFRVQEECADVIDAIIEKLIRTYKDGGKVLICGNGGSAADAQHIAGELVGRFKFERAGLPAIALTANDCIITAIANDYGYDRVFSRQVEALALPGDTLIGLSTSGNSSNIVQAFYVARKKGVFTICFTGGTGGEIAKIADLALIIPSTDTPYIQEAHLAIGHIICSVVERELQAGWGSNDG
- a CDS encoding glycosyltransferase yields the protein MIRVHFETPRTFGFSIHRVEKEFKRFAPEDFQFVGRYDIKEADLIIVQFIGRDGLVDYLIEAGKPYVVILYCITPGSNLGNIRSTYDYQMVKNACCTYSFHPLAEMGFAGNLLLGPLGVNPETFYMEPSVERSNTIISTAWVAASEGFQEIYTAAKQSGGKVVHVGCPLTRECGDIFEDAFYIRYENVTDDKLRELYNSCKYVSGLRRSCGFELPVLEGLLCGSRPICFDNPYYTRWFKDLAIFVPETFDHLVEDLVAIFRSDYRPVMQDEIAYVVENFSWHKIAQNFWNFVRQSYTS
- the gmhB gene encoding D-glycero-beta-D-manno-heptose 1,7-bisphosphate 7-phosphatase, which translates into the protein MMGNRAVFLDRDGTINVEANYLRNPDDLQLLPGVADGIKLLKDGGFMVIVITNQSAVARGFCSEKTLEDINWKLQSKLMELDACIDRIYYCPHHPTVGPPEYQKNCSCRKPKPGMLIRASTECDIDLSASYLVGDKLIDIEAGRNAGCRSILVLTGYGKEEMARLDASKEVRPDYIAQSLLQAAKWILRQEEEARNPHSFKTPSDTGVFKLIRLNLGCGGDYREDYVNIDIRTTVKTDICCSVDKLPFPDNYADYILAKDILEHFGRLEVESVLREWVRVLKEQCEIEVITPNLEAICSGYLRGDFDTDRLVQLLYGHQDYPENTHRAGFDLRSMAALMERCGLEVLDVHSDGGSNLIAKGRKPSK
- a CDS encoding ribonuclease HI family protein, whose amino-acid sequence is MEEIIIHTDGASRSNPGPAGIGVAIFDSDYNLLAEIYEAIGETTNNIAEYTALIRGLEEGLKLSARRVTVYTDSELMARQVRGEYRVKSQGLLPLLGKVRTLMGRFESCQVHHVPRERNKVADRLANKALDEALKTQT
- a CDS encoding TraR/DksA family transcriptional regulator, with protein sequence MQKKCEICGKTIPEERLRILPETKRCVECAEKNGPDVHAKRRDVGMDIDTYKDLLGAIRS
- the hydF gene encoding [FeFe] hydrogenase H-cluster maturation GTPase HydF; protein product: MNTTPRGQRLHIAIFGRRNAGKSSLINALTNQDVAIVSDVPGTTTDPVYKSMEILPIGPVVIIDTAGIDDTGELGELRIRKTLDVFKKADLALLVVDPGQGSGADGEDRYGYEREVVARARNENVNVIGVINKADLYAGQDLDVSAWSGGLGIPCVAVSALKRQGIEELKRLIVQFAPKDWTAPTIVGDLIAPGDLVILVIPIDKAAPRGRLILPQQQVIRDVLESDAVAVMVKERELRHVMENLAGKPRLVITDSSVFMKAAADTPQDVLFTSFSILFARFKGDLVALAAGIRAVDDLKPGDRVLIAEACTHHAVEDDIGRVKIPRWLRQAAGGDITFDVVSGGDMLPENLNDYKLVVHCGACMLNRREMLSRIMQAQGAGVPIVNYGVLMAHIHGVLRRALSPFPAALAALGTGGEEDEAAELELLKKMPLVSQIAGKIKI
- a CDS encoding methyltransferase domain-containing protein, with amino-acid sequence MKLRKYFIIGDANTQNPNPGDIFAKDGIKHLITLAEYNVPLFYDVNAFTRDESVWNIALKEADYLVIGGRPRLGELEVVTYCDYFFWEDVIAAKNKGIVTVDFWAGSGFREWNVEQILDGCKDNPAVSQVIQYESMLDYVIARDRLTKELIGQRMDKIDIFPCSSYWAGDWHHVEPKTKVVNAIALRFLPGNEWLLEKLVRWQKELYEDKPTFFIAHQIQEYEWFLAHLGPSEYLLCIYDPRSLLEFYSRVDKLISLRVHGSIPALSFGARVFNIATDSRSLALKEFGVDSIFYLDLEERDAISEDDFQPSKLDKKGAEKGFIRAFRDRVMKLYGEKVVEKHRQYLDEFYWKGASKSGYKGLPLGEDLAEELFHYFEGEGFTCGIDLGCSFGAIPDRMRKGGIDFYGVDLSEYAINYGRKTFGLNEIYLGSIHDLGRFEDNKFDFVISVQVFEHLPVELLDSLLHELKRTCKPGAKLWISLVCGYPGQLKKGYGDIDQTHITLFPKEWWDERFNEYGFDADDGFDRKIREKARRLYGDRNRLDRDGLHTICYTKR